In the Nitrospirota bacterium genome, one interval contains:
- a CDS encoding nicotinate-nucleotide diphosphorylase (carboxylating), whose product ARAVALVREARAGRLLRIEVEAETLEQVEEALLAGADVVMLDNMSLEDMRKAVALARGRAALEASGNVTLETVAHIAHTGVDYISTGAITHSAPAADISMEMD is encoded by the coding sequence CGCCCGGGCGGTGGCCCTCGTGCGGGAGGCCCGGGCGGGACGGCTCCTCAGGATTGAGGTGGAGGCCGAGACCCTGGAGCAGGTGGAGGAGGCCCTCCTTGCCGGGGCGGACGTGGTCATGCTCGATAACATGTCGCTTGAGGACATGCGGAAGGCCGTGGCCCTGGCCCGGGGGCGGGCCGCGCTTGAGGCCTCGGGCAACGTGACGCTAGAGACCGTGGCCCACATAGCCCACACGGGCGTGGATTACATCTCCACCGGAGCCATCACCCACTCCGCCCCCGCAGCGGATATAAGCATGGAGATGGACTAA